The proteins below are encoded in one region of Populus alba chromosome 2, ASM523922v2, whole genome shotgun sequence:
- the LOC140955289 gene encoding uncharacterized protein: MILSWILNSITPELTDSVIYSTTTQEVWEDLRDRFSQNNAPRIFQIERDITYVSQAHMTVAAYYTKIKGFWDELGSYNGTVCSCGADHKRRQLMQFLMGLNESYKAIRGQILLLNPLPNVHQAYASIVQEEKQRNLGQGVSSRSNSFNRKPLHCRYRDSDHHVRDTCWKFHGYPPGHPKHKASRFNKFGSRQHYNKPAQPLANYIKEGPTMEEKHLVMNGLSNLQFQQILSIMNNTGNAQTTVPQANAMVTTPGLLQTPVIMPSRLILGIGAIDHITSSSNLLIDSRQNTILPPVIMPSGEWAPITSTETLHLNSIISLKNVLGVPSFKDLTDEKTENNVTLLSRC; encoded by the exons ATGATTTTATCATGGATTCTTAACTCAATTACACCAGAACTTACTGACAGTGTTATTTATTCAACTACAACACAAGAAGTTTGGGAGGATCTTCGAGATCGTTTCTCTCAAAATAATGCTCCTCGTATTTTTCAGATTGAGAGAGACATAACTTATGTTTCTCAAGCTCATATGACAGTTGCGGCATATTATACAAAGATAAAGGGATTTTGGGATGAATTGGGATCTTATAACGGAACTGTTTGCTCTTGTGGAGCAGATCATAAGCGACGACAATTGATGCAATTTCTCATGGGATTAAATGAATCTTACAAGGCAATTCGGGGGCAGATTCTACTGCTGAATCCTTTACCTAATGTTCATCAGGCTTATGCTTCCATTGTTCAAGAAGAAAAGCAACGCAACTTAG GTCAAGGGGTTTCCTCCCGCTCCAATTCCTTTAATCGTAAACCACTGCACTGCAGATACCGTGACAGTGACCATCATGTGCGAGATACATGTTGGAAATTCCATGGATATCCACCAGGTCACCCAAAGCACAAAGCCAGCAGATTCAACAAGTTTGGAAGTCGTCAACATTACAACAAACCTGCACAACCTTTAGCTAATTACATCAAGGAAGGTCCCACGATGGAAGAGAAGCATTTAGTGATGAATGGACTCTCTAATTTACAGTTCCAGCAAATATTGTCTATCATGAACAATACAGGAAATGCTCAAACCACTGTTCCTCAAGCCAATGCTATGGTCACCACTCCAGGTTTGTTACAAACACCAGTTATTATGCCAAGTAGATTAATTCTCGGCATTGGTGCCATTGACCATATTACTTCTTCTTCGAATCTGCTTATCGATAGTCGGCAGAACACTATTTTGCCACCAGTTATTATGCCAAGTGGAGAATGGGCTCCAATTACGTCTACCGAGACTTTACATTTGAATTCTattatttctctaaaaaatgTGCTTGGTGTGCCATCTTTTAAG GACTTGACGGATGAAAAGACAGAAAACAATGTCACTCTCCTTAGTAGATGCTGA
- the LOC118057754 gene encoding AT-hook motif nuclear-localized protein 11 isoform X1: MDRRDAMTISGSASFFMQGSGTHPSLNVSSGINTLSNINAPFQPNMGANTMGSALLMEHPAAISVGELSTMVSGQPEKRKRGRPRKYGPDGAVSLALSPSLSTHPETTIPSQKRGRGRPPGTGRKQQLASLGEWLSGSAGMGFTPHIITIAVGEDIATKIMSFSQQGPRAICILSANGAVSTVTLHQPSTSGSTVTYEGRFEILCLSGSYLFSNDGGSRNRTGGLSVSLASPDGCVIGGGVGGVLIAASPVQVIAGSFLWGGSKTKNKKVEGPKVARDSDHQRVENPVTPTSVQPSLNLTPTSSMGVWPGSRSMDIRNTHVDIDLMRG; the protein is encoded by the exons ATGGATAGAAGGGATGCTATGACGATTTCGGGCTCTGCCTCCTTTTTTATGCAGGGTAGTGGTACACATCCTAGTTTAAATGTTTCATCTGGCATCAATACTTTATCCAATATAAATGCACCATTTCAACCAAATATGGGAGCCAATACCATGGGATCTGCATTACTGATGGAACATCCGGCAGCAATTTCTGTGGGTGAACTATCTACAATGGTATCCGGTCAACctgagaaaaggaaaagagggaGGCCACGGAAATACGGACCTGATGGGGCTGTATCATTGGCGTTGTCTCCCTCACTGTCTACTCATCCCGAGACAACAATCCCATCCCAGAAGCGGGGTAGAGGGCGGCCACCAGGGACTGGGAGGAAGCAACAATTAGCTTCTCTTG GTGAATGGCTGTCTGGTTCAGCTGGGATGGGTTTTACTCCGCATATCATCACCATTGCAGTAGGAGAA GACATTGCGACAAAAATAATGTCATTCTCACAGCAGGGTCCAAGAGCTATATGCATCTTGTCAGCAAATGGTGCTGTCTCTACCGTTACTCTGCATCAGCCATCAACTTCTGGAAGCACTGTCACATATGAG GGGCGCTttgaaattttatgtttatCTGGCTCTTACCTGTTCTCTAATGATGGTGGCTCTCGCAATCGAACTGGTGGTTTGAGTGTCTCCCTAGCTAGTCCTGATGGTTGTGTTATTGGTGGTGGAGTTGGTGGAGTTCTTATTGCAGCAAGCCCTGTTCAG GTGATAGCCGGAAGTTTCTTGTGGGGTGGTTCAAAGACTAAAAACAAGAAAGTGGAAGGTCCTAAAGTAGCCAGAGACTCGGACCATCAGAGGGTTGAGAATCCAGTAACTCCAACTAGTGTTCAACCAAGTCTAAATCTTACTCCAACCTCTTCTATGGGTGTATGGCCTGGTTCTCGGTCAATGGATATACGTAACACCCATGTTGACATTGATCTGATGCGCGGATAA
- the LOC118057752 gene encoding uncharacterized protein produces MVERAKDYAHFRLVILKGKIYVEKYKKSFHTRDVFTIWGILQLLRLYPGKVPDLELMFWCEDRPVILKKDYQGTNATAPPSIFQYCGHEDALGIVFPDWTFWGWAETNVSPWKTLSKDLKEANKRTKWKDRVPYAYWRGNPNVAASRKQLMWCNINVSDKYDWNARLYKQDWRAESKRGYEHSRLEDQCTHRYKIYIEGRGWSVSDKYILACDSMTLFVKPEYYDFFIRSMVPLQHYWPVSARNKCRDIKFAVEWGNKHTDKAQAIGKAGSKFIQENLKMEYVYDYMFHLLTKYAKLLKFQPRIPEGAVEVYSETMARSHGGLWKKFMAETLVNFPSDTLACTMPPPYESRTLEAFIASKETVTRQVARWEKENWKKFN; encoded by the exons ATGGTGGAAAGAGCTAAAGATTATGCACATTTTAGATTGGTGATTCTCAAGGGAAAGATTTACGTGGAGAAATATAAGAAGTCATTTCATACAAGAGATGTGTTTACAATATGGGGCATCTTGCAACTGCTAAGGTTGTATCCCGGAAAGGTACCAGACCTGGAACTTATGTTCTGGTGTGAAGACAGGCCTGTGATCCTGAAGAAAGATTACCAAGGAACAAATGCCACTGCGCCACCATCCATATTTCAATATTGTGGGCATGAGGATGCTTTGGGCATTGTCTTTCCTGACTGGACCTTTTGGGGTTG GGCTGAGACCAATGTAAGCCCATGGAAAACCCTGTCCAAGGACTTAaaagaagccaacaaaaggaccAAGTGGAAGGATAGGGTACCCTATGCTTATTGGAGAGGGAACCCAAACGTGGCTGCATCTAGGAAACAACTCATGTGGTGCAATATTAATGTTTCTGACAAATATGACTGGAATGCTCGTCTCTACAAACAG GATTGGCGTGCAGAGAGTAAGCGAGGATATGAACATTCAAGATTGGAAGACCAATGCACACACAG GTACAAGATTTATATAGAAGGAAGAGGATGGTCAGTGAGTGACAAGTACATATTAGCATGCGATTCCATGACTCTGTTCGTAAAGCCCGAGTACTACGATTTCTTCATTAGAAGCATGGTACCGTTGCAGCACTACTGGCCCGTTAGTGCCAGAAACAAGTGCAGAGATATCAAGTTTGCTGTCGAATGGGGCAACAAACATACTGATAAG GCACAGGCTATCGGGAAGGCAGGGAGCAAGTTTATTCAAGAAAATCTAAAGATGGAATATGTGTATGATTACATGtttcatttattaacaaaatatgCGAAGCTCTTAAAATTCCAACCGAGAATTCCTGAAGGGGCAGTTGAGGTGTATTCAGAGACCATGGCACGCTCTCACGGAGGTTTATGGAAGAAATTCATGGCAGAGACTCTGGTGAACTTTCCTAGCGATACACTCGCATGTACAATGCCGCCTCCTTACGAGTCTCGTACACTTGAAGCTTTTATTGCGAGTAAGGAGACTGTTACAAGGCAAGTGGCGAGGTGGGAGaaagaaaattggaaaaaatttaattaa
- the LOC118057755 gene encoding uncharacterized protein has protein sequence MSKKNDLGRRKRQHEFELQREKELKEKKQKKLQAKKNKMKVDGKDKNKQKKGGGGFQVGKRKVKTKLSALAKAKADQAMQLD, from the exons ATGTCGAAGAAGAACGATTTAGGTCGTAGAAAGAGACAACATGAATTCGAGCTTCAAC GAGAGAAGGAACTGAAGgagaagaagcagaagaagCTTCAAGCGAAGAAAAACAAGATGAAA gtTGATGGTAAAGACAAGAATAAGCAGAAGAAAGGTGGAGGTGGGTTTCAAGTAGGGAAGAGAAAGGTGAAGACCAAATTGAGCGCATTGGCAAAAGCTAAAGCTGATCAAGCAATGCAGCTTGATTAG
- the LOC118057754 gene encoding AT-hook motif nuclear-localized protein 11 isoform X2 produces the protein MGANTMGSALLMEHPAAISVGELSTMVSGQPEKRKRGRPRKYGPDGAVSLALSPSLSTHPETTIPSQKRGRGRPPGTGRKQQLASLGEWLSGSAGMGFTPHIITIAVGEDIATKIMSFSQQGPRAICILSANGAVSTVTLHQPSTSGSTVTYEGRFEILCLSGSYLFSNDGGSRNRTGGLSVSLASPDGCVIGGGVGGVLIAASPVQVIAGSFLWGGSKTKNKKVEGPKVARDSDHQRVENPVTPTSVQPSLNLTPTSSMGVWPGSRSMDIRNTHVDIDLMRG, from the exons ATGGGAGCCAATACCATGGGATCTGCATTACTGATGGAACATCCGGCAGCAATTTCTGTGGGTGAACTATCTACAATGGTATCCGGTCAACctgagaaaaggaaaagagggaGGCCACGGAAATACGGACCTGATGGGGCTGTATCATTGGCGTTGTCTCCCTCACTGTCTACTCATCCCGAGACAACAATCCCATCCCAGAAGCGGGGTAGAGGGCGGCCACCAGGGACTGGGAGGAAGCAACAATTAGCTTCTCTTG GTGAATGGCTGTCTGGTTCAGCTGGGATGGGTTTTACTCCGCATATCATCACCATTGCAGTAGGAGAA GACATTGCGACAAAAATAATGTCATTCTCACAGCAGGGTCCAAGAGCTATATGCATCTTGTCAGCAAATGGTGCTGTCTCTACCGTTACTCTGCATCAGCCATCAACTTCTGGAAGCACTGTCACATATGAG GGGCGCTttgaaattttatgtttatCTGGCTCTTACCTGTTCTCTAATGATGGTGGCTCTCGCAATCGAACTGGTGGTTTGAGTGTCTCCCTAGCTAGTCCTGATGGTTGTGTTATTGGTGGTGGAGTTGGTGGAGTTCTTATTGCAGCAAGCCCTGTTCAG GTGATAGCCGGAAGTTTCTTGTGGGGTGGTTCAAAGACTAAAAACAAGAAAGTGGAAGGTCCTAAAGTAGCCAGAGACTCGGACCATCAGAGGGTTGAGAATCCAGTAACTCCAACTAGTGTTCAACCAAGTCTAAATCTTACTCCAACCTCTTCTATGGGTGTATGGCCTGGTTCTCGGTCAATGGATATACGTAACACCCATGTTGACATTGATCTGATGCGCGGATAA
- the LOC118057753 gene encoding multiple C2 domain and transmembrane region protein 7 has product MSNLKLGVEVVGAHDLMAKDGQGSANAFVELHFDQQKFRTTIKDKDLSPVWNENFYFNISDPSSLSNLTLEAHVYHRKREKNSKSSLGKVRLTGTSFVPYSDAIVLHYPLEKQGILSRVKGELGLKVFVTNDPSIRSSNPLPAMESSLFSDFRATQAQAPEQQTPKVAQKVFSDGKSESRHTFHHLPNPSQSQKQQHAPQAATQPSVDYGIREMKSEPQAPRVVRMFPGLSAQPVDYTPKETSPFLGGGQVVGGRVIRGDRPASTYDLVEQMKYLFVRIVKARDLPTMDVTGSLDPYVEVKVGNYKGTTKHFEKKQNPEWNEVFAFSRDRMQSSVLEVLVKDKDLIKDDFVGIVRFDLHEVPTRVPPDSPLASEWYRLEDKKGGKSKAELMLAVWYGTQADEAFPDAWHSDAISPDSSSIISALIRSKVYHSPRLWYVRVNVIEAQDLVASDKSRFPDAYVKVEIGNQVLKTKMVQSRTLSPVWNEELMFVAAEPFDDHLILSVEDRTGANKDESIGKVVIPLKTVEKRADDRIIRSRWFGLEKSVSASMDEHQSKKDKFSSRLHLRVVLDGGYHVLDESTHYSSDLRPTAKQLWRPSIGVLELGILNADGLHPMKTREGKGTSDTYCVVKYGQKWVRTRTIINSLSPKYNEQYTWEVYDPATVLIVGVFDNNHLGGSNGNKDTKIGKVRIRLSTLETGRVYTHSYPLLVLHPSGVKKMGEIHLAIRFSYTSFPNMMFLYSRPLLPKMHYVRPLTVMQQDMLRFQAVNLVAARLGRAEPPLRKEVVEYMSDADSHLWSMRRSKANFFRLMSVFSGLLSVGKWFGEVCMWKNPITTVLVQVLFVMLVCFPELILPTVFLYMFLIGVWNYHFRPRYPPHMNTRISYADAVSPDELDEEFDTFPSRVSPELVRFRYDRLRSVAGRIQTVVGDMATQGERVQALLSWRDPRATTIFLIFCLVVAIVLYATPFQVLALLGGFYFMRHPRFRHRVPSAPVNFFRRLPARTDSML; this is encoded by the coding sequence ATGAGTAATCTCAAGCTGGGAGTGGAGGTTGTCGGCGCCCATGACCTTATGGCAAAAGATGGTCAGGGCTCAGCCAATGCTTTTGTTGAGCTCCATTTTGACCAACAGAAATTTCGCACTACTATCAAAGACAAAGATCTCAGTCCTGTTTGGAATGAAAACTTCTATTTCAACATCTCTGATCCAAGCAGCCTTTCTAACCTCACTCTTGAGGCCCATGTCTACCACcgtaaaagagagaaaaactcCAAATCCTCACTTGGAAAAGTTCGTCTCACTGGGACATCATTTGTACCCTACTCGGATGCTATTGTTTTGCACTACCCTCTTGAAAAACAAGGCATTTTATCTCGTGTCAAAGGAGAGCTTGGTTTGAAAGTATTTGTTACGAATGATCCTTCAATAAGATCCTCAAATCCACTTCCTGCTATGGAATCTTCTCTGTTTTCAGACTTTCGTGCTACTCAAGCTCAAGCTCCAGAACAACAGACTCCAAAAGTGGCCCAAAAAGTGTTTTCTGATGGAAAATCTGAGTCAAGACATACATTTCATCACCTTCCAAACCCTAGTCAGTCACAGAAACAGCAGCATGCTCCGCAAGCAGCAACTCAGCCATCAGTGGATTATGGGATACGTGAGATGAAATCTGAACCTCAGGCTCCAAGAGTTGTTCGCATGTTCCCAGGCTTGTCAGCACAGCCTGTTGATTATACACCTAAAGAGACGAGCCCTTTTCTTGGAGGGGGGCAAGTAGTTGGAGGGCGAGTCATACGTGGAGATAGACCTGCCAGCACTTACGATCTTGTTGAACAGATGAAGTACCTTTTTGTGCGAATTGTGAAGGCTCGTGACCTTCCTACCATGGATGTGACTGGGAGtcttgatccatatgttgaaGTAAAAGTCGGGAATTATAAAGGAACCACAAAACACTTTGAGAAGAAGCAAAACCCTGAGTGGAATGAGGTGTTTGCCTTTTCAAGGGACAGAATGCAGTCTTCTGTCTTGGAAGTTTTGGTCAAGGATAAGGATCTGATCAAGGATGACTTTGTTGGGATTGTAAGGTTTGACCTGCATGAGGTTCCCACTAGGGTTCCACCTGATAGTCCACTGGCTTCAGAATGGTATCGACTTGAAGACAAGAAAGGAGGGAAATCAAAAGCGGAATTGATGCTTGCTGTCTGGTATGGTACACAAGCTGACGAGGCATTCCCTGATGCTTGGCACTCAGATGCAATTTCTCCTGATAGTTCTTCCATCATCTCCGCACTCATCCGCTCTAAAGTATATCATTCTCCAAGACTATGGTATGTCCGTGTTAATGTGATTGAGGCTCAAGATCTTGTGGCATCTGATAAGAGTCGTTTCCCAGATGCTTATGTTAAGGTGGAGATTGGTAACCAGGTTTTGAAGACAAAGATGGTTCAGAGTCGGACATTGAGCCCAGTGTGGAATGAGGAGCTAATGTTTGTTGCTGCTGAACCCTTTGATGATCATCTGATCCTTTCAGTTGAAGACCGCACTGGAGCCAATAAAGATGAGAGCATAGGGAAGGTTGTTATACCATTGAAAACTGTTGAGAAGCGTGCTGATGATCGCATTATTCGTAGTCGGTGGTTCGGCCTTGAAAAGTCCGTGTCAGCTTCCATGGACGAGCATCAGTCGAAGAAGGATAAGTTTTCTAGTAGACTCCATCTTCGAGTTGTGCTTGATGGAGGGTATCATGTGCTTGATGAGTCAACTCACTATAGTAGTGATCTTCGACCAACAGCAAAGCAGCTGTGGAGGCCATCTATAGGTGTTTTGGAGCTTGGGATTTTAAATGCTGATGGGCTCCACCCAATGAAAACAAGAGAGGGGAAGGGTACCTCAGATACATACTGTGTGGTAAAGTATGGTCAGAAATGGGTTCGGACTCGAACCATAATCAACAGCCTCAGTCCAAAATACAATGAGCAGTACACGTGGGAGGTTTATGATCCCGCAACAGTTCTCATTGTGGGGGTGTTCGATAACAATCATCTGGGTGGTTCCAATGGTAATAAAGACACAAAAATCGGCAAGGTTCGGATACGGTTATCTACCCTTGAAACTGGTCGTGTTTATACACACTCATATCCGCTATTGGTTCTTCACCCATCTGGTGTCAAGAAGATGGGCGAGATACATCTGGCCATAAGATTCTCATACACATCATTTCCCAACATGATGTTTCTATACTCACGACCACTTTTGCCAAAGATGCACTATGTAAGGCCGTTGACTGTAATGCAGCAGGACATGCTACGTTTCCAGGCTGTCAATTTAGTAGCAGCTCGTCTTGGTCGGGCTGAACCTCCTCTTAGGAAAGAAGTTGTAGAATACATGTCTGATGCAGACTCGCATCTTTGGAGCATGAGGCGCAGCAAGGCAAACTTCTTTAGGCTGATGTCAGTTTTCTCTGGATTACTTTCCGTAGGAAAATGGTTTGGTGAAGTTTGCATGTGGAAAAATCCCATCACGACAGTGCTAGTCCAAGTCCTCTTTGTGATGCTTGTCTGTTTTCCAGAACTGATTTTGCCAACTGTGTTTCTTTACATGTTTCTAATAGGGGTTTGGAATTATCATTTCCGACCGCGTTACCCTCCTCACATGAACACGAGAATTTCTTATGCAGATGCAGTGAGCCCTGATGAGCTTGATGAGGAATTTGACACATTTCCATCCAGAGTGAGTCCGGAGCTTGTTCGTTTTAGGTATGATCGACTAAGGAGTGTTGCTGGGAGGATCCAGACTGTTGTGGGTGATATGGCTACCCAAGGAGAGCGGGTTCAAGCGCTACTAAGCTGGAGGGATCCTCGTGCCACaactattttcttgattttctgtCTAGTGGTTGCCATTGTTCTATATGCAACACCGTTTCAGGTGCTTGCTCTTCTTGGGGGGTTTTACTTTATGAGGCACCCTAGGTTTCGTCACAGGGTTCCATCAGCACCAGTCAATTTCTTCCGTCGTTTGCCAGCGAGGACAGATAGTATGTTGTGA